Proteins encoded in a region of the uncultured Fibrobacter sp. genome:
- a CDS encoding fibro-slime domain-containing protein encodes MKKDVAFVLMLKKLMAYMGAFVCVILVACTDYLQKLEDEHDEWLAQQSETVTEQSSSSISDSKLSSETRLSSSNRGSVPAEESSSAESILSSSDEAELSSSSSFDLPEVVCKESSSTVENVAGSKKVIRFMPPWTNTSAVMIVNGEESNMIAAPDYCGWFEAVIELPENGLFVYFKQTVGPNFVGSNGLVETEPTISTEINLDSLAALSDTLWIIGQSVGKPGLYTCYPGILGDCPIRKLPVMMFDWLHGDKGDGSGEGKNGDPVNGVSADFGSGGCAASGRPMKGMVERYLGPNGVPVRATEFPEKCKITEHLDSWFIPESLAVDGYGNTLTNATCRDLYISLDSSGYWLAEISKNAISKGNEANRGGLFLLDDLDFLDSAKTISNPYYDQLSGGDGERHNFGFTMKIQATFEYVPGQYFDFYGDDDVWVFINNVLVVDIGGQHPQMAGAVDLDTLGLTVGETYPFHIFYAERHINQSNFRMHTSIDLKLDSNSLCR; translated from the coding sequence ATGAAAAAGGATGTAGCTTTTGTGTTGATGTTAAAAAAATTGATGGCATACATGGGTGCCTTTGTATGCGTTATTTTGGTGGCCTGTACAGATTATCTACAAAAATTGGAAGATGAACATGATGAATGGCTTGCGCAACAGTCCGAGACCGTTACGGAACAATCTTCGTCTTCAATATCTGATAGCAAATTGAGTTCGGAGACTCGCTTGTCGTCGAGTAACAGGGGCTCTGTTCCTGCAGAAGAGTCTAGCTCTGCTGAAAGTATTTTGTCTTCTAGTGACGAGGCTGAATTAAGTAGTTCGTCCTCGTTTGATTTGCCTGAGGTTGTTTGTAAAGAGTCTTCATCTACGGTTGAAAATGTTGCTGGAAGCAAAAAGGTTATTCGCTTTATGCCGCCCTGGACAAATACAAGTGCGGTAATGATTGTTAATGGAGAGGAATCGAATATGATTGCTGCTCCGGATTATTGTGGATGGTTTGAAGCTGTTATAGAGTTGCCTGAAAATGGACTTTTTGTATACTTCAAGCAAACCGTAGGCCCGAACTTCGTTGGTTCTAATGGCCTTGTTGAAACAGAACCTACTATTTCCACCGAAATCAATCTCGATAGCCTTGCGGCTCTGAGCGACACATTGTGGATTATAGGACAATCGGTTGGAAAGCCCGGGTTGTACACATGTTACCCAGGAATTCTGGGTGATTGCCCCATAAGAAAACTTCCGGTGATGATGTTTGACTGGCTGCACGGCGACAAAGGTGATGGAAGTGGAGAAGGAAAAAATGGCGATCCAGTAAATGGGGTTAGCGCAGACTTCGGTTCCGGTGGATGTGCTGCTAGTGGCAGACCGATGAAGGGGATGGTGGAACGATATCTTGGACCGAATGGAGTTCCCGTCAGAGCAACTGAATTTCCTGAAAAATGCAAGATTACCGAGCATCTGGATTCCTGGTTTATTCCTGAATCGTTGGCTGTCGACGGTTATGGAAATACGCTCACTAATGCCACTTGTCGAGACTTGTATATTTCGTTGGATAGCAGTGGCTATTGGCTTGCCGAAATATCGAAAAATGCGATTTCGAAAGGTAACGAAGCGAATCGTGGTGGCTTGTTCTTGTTAGATGATTTAGACTTCTTGGATTCTGCGAAAACAATTTCGAATCCTTACTATGATCAGTTGAGTGGAGGCGATGGCGAACGCCACAATTTCGGTTTCACCATGAAAATTCAGGCGACGTTCGAATATGTTCCTGGACAATACTTTGATTTCTATGGTGACGACGATGTGTGGGTGTTTATCAATAATGTGCTTGTGGTGGATATCGGAGGTCAACATCCCCAGATGGCAGGTGCTGTAGATTTAGATACCCTTGGACTTACGGTAGGGGAAACTTACCCGTTCCATATTTTCTACGCGGAGCGCCATATAAATCAATCTAATTTCCGTATGCATACATCAATTGACTTGAAATTGGATTCAAATTCCCTGTGTCGTTAA